Proteins from a single region of Catenulispora acidiphila DSM 44928:
- a CDS encoding tetratricopeptide repeat protein, with translation MDTHDEHAEEHTHTHTDACDTGCCERLEAEGEVAVARLILDSGDLEHTADHVAGAIGTDPSLPEAHEALAALVARVGGPAAALELFPAASRYTGELACRASLLAAIGRFDEAVLLLAGVMGAAPVRPWADVAWMADPELPSRLSAESLTQAVLRLCQGLGDPVAEEEREPLGHFAAVVRAVLARGEDPHLAAVASGLARRLGDTELAVYWGEVAVRSGAGAMGAIMLGNALRRAGRVDETIALWTQTVAQDPSQTYLIVDLAELLAFVGRRAEGLALLERLVAVEPEHEKAAPALLGMRFEADGDSVHLLELTDYHRAHPDHDYAGYLFGHHVQRLPWLGRVTGGTEACINVLRQLVEQDNLTMSGEMSLSIIEPPSAISALRLVIPGLHVAFQEVGDPDPRLPAAQVGVTVWRYEGCDAVPAVVPPSAQALALVRDLATPNWPGPTSLYDHAVALAGVPVADLLGVLVHLPAPQDAPWPDGFAMEAPDYWVRSVQTIACVGIAHHRADQPWVGSERRRVVVELLNGPEDWVCEAAGMALVAVGWAFPETRADVLEWLLNRVSQFMQAAEKRAVTVLGSMCHLVLACPWLEPKGRAFVADVAARLESED, from the coding sequence TTGGACACGCACGACGAGCACGCCGAGGAGCACACTCACACGCACACCGACGCCTGTGACACCGGTTGTTGCGAGCGCCTGGAAGCCGAGGGAGAGGTCGCGGTCGCGCGGCTGATCCTCGACAGCGGCGACCTGGAGCACACGGCCGATCACGTGGCCGGCGCGATCGGGACCGACCCGTCGCTGCCGGAGGCGCACGAGGCGCTGGCCGCGCTGGTGGCGCGGGTCGGCGGTCCGGCGGCGGCGCTGGAGCTGTTCCCGGCCGCCTCCCGCTACACCGGTGAGCTGGCCTGCCGGGCCAGCCTGCTGGCCGCGATCGGCCGCTTCGACGAAGCGGTCCTGCTGCTGGCCGGTGTCATGGGTGCGGCACCGGTGCGGCCGTGGGCGGACGTGGCGTGGATGGCGGACCCGGAGCTGCCGTCGAGGCTGAGCGCGGAGTCGCTGACCCAGGCCGTGCTGCGGCTGTGTCAGGGTCTCGGCGACCCGGTGGCGGAGGAGGAGCGCGAGCCGCTGGGGCACTTCGCCGCGGTGGTGCGGGCGGTGCTGGCGCGCGGCGAGGACCCGCACCTGGCCGCCGTCGCCTCGGGCCTGGCCCGGCGGCTCGGTGACACCGAGCTGGCCGTGTACTGGGGCGAGGTGGCGGTCCGGTCCGGTGCCGGAGCGATGGGTGCGATCATGCTCGGCAACGCCCTGCGACGGGCGGGCCGGGTGGACGAGACCATCGCGCTGTGGACGCAGACCGTCGCGCAGGATCCATCGCAGACGTACTTGATCGTCGACCTGGCGGAGCTGCTGGCTTTCGTCGGGCGGCGTGCGGAGGGTCTGGCGCTGCTGGAGAGGCTGGTGGCGGTCGAGCCGGAGCACGAGAAGGCCGCGCCGGCGCTGCTCGGCATGCGGTTCGAGGCCGACGGCGACAGCGTGCACCTGCTGGAGCTCACCGACTACCACCGGGCGCACCCGGACCACGACTACGCCGGATACCTGTTCGGGCATCACGTCCAGCGGCTGCCGTGGCTGGGCCGGGTGACCGGCGGCACGGAGGCGTGTATCAACGTGCTGCGGCAGCTGGTCGAGCAGGACAACCTCACCATGTCCGGGGAGATGTCGCTGTCGATCATCGAGCCGCCGAGTGCGATCAGCGCTCTGCGGCTGGTGATCCCGGGTCTGCACGTCGCGTTCCAGGAGGTCGGTGACCCGGACCCGCGCCTGCCGGCCGCCCAGGTCGGCGTGACGGTGTGGCGGTACGAGGGCTGCGACGCGGTCCCGGCGGTCGTGCCGCCGTCCGCGCAGGCGCTCGCGCTGGTGCGGGACCTGGCGACGCCGAACTGGCCGGGTCCGACGTCGCTGTACGACCACGCGGTCGCGCTGGCCGGCGTGCCGGTCGCGGACCTGCTCGGCGTGCTGGTGCACCTGCCGGCGCCGCAGGACGCACCGTGGCCGGACGGGTTCGCGATGGAGGCGCCGGACTACTGGGTGCGCTCGGTGCAGACGATCGCGTGTGTCGGGATCGCGCACCACCGCGCCGACCAGCCGTGGGTCGGCTCGGAGCGGCGCCGGGTGGTGGTGGAGCTGCTGAACGGCCCGGAGGACTGGGTCTGCGAGGCGGCCGGGATGGCGCTGGTCGCGGTGGGATGGGCGTTCCCCGAGACCCGGGCCGACGTCCTGGAATGGCTGCTGAACCGGGTGAGCCAGTTCATGCAGGCGGCCGAGAAGCGCGCCGTGACGGTGCTCGGCTCGATGTGCCACCTGGTCCTGGCCTGTCCGTGGCTGGAGCCGAAGGGCCGGGCCTTCGTCGCCGACGTCGCCGCGCGGCTGGAGTCCGAGGACTGA
- a CDS encoding ComEC/Rec2 family competence protein, with protein MGAVTIILLAALISIAAVLFFIRSRPAIWPPQNWIFAVCDVGQGDALALAVGPGEAVVVDTGPDPAKADHCLTLLGVRKVPLLILTHFHADHVDGVPGVLKGRVVTEIETTDDPDPPRGVSEVTAWADAAHVATSMAAAGEHRQFGPVSWDVLWPDPSVSPPIPPEPGGKSRRRGRRQARASPKGRGEEGSGPNNSSVVLQVTVATRDGPVRLLLTGDIEPPSQAAILAAHPDLAADVLKVPHHGSAHQDPDLFAAVHPRVAVISVGKGNTYGHPAPRTIALASGAEARVFRTDEDGQVVVFGTAGRLQVAMRR; from the coding sequence GTGGGCGCGGTCACCATCATCCTCCTCGCGGCCCTGATATCCATCGCCGCTGTGCTGTTCTTCATCCGCAGCCGTCCAGCCATCTGGCCGCCGCAGAACTGGATCTTCGCAGTCTGCGACGTCGGGCAGGGCGACGCCCTGGCGCTTGCCGTGGGTCCGGGCGAAGCCGTTGTCGTCGACACCGGTCCTGATCCGGCGAAGGCCGACCACTGCTTGACCCTGCTCGGGGTCCGCAAGGTTCCGCTGCTGATCTTGACCCACTTCCATGCCGACCATGTCGACGGCGTCCCCGGTGTGCTGAAGGGGCGCGTCGTTACCGAGATCGAGACCACTGACGATCCCGATCCGCCCCGAGGTGTCTCCGAAGTCACGGCCTGGGCGGACGCGGCTCACGTCGCCACCTCGATGGCAGCGGCCGGTGAACACCGGCAGTTCGGTCCGGTGTCCTGGGACGTCCTGTGGCCCGACCCGAGCGTGAGCCCGCCGATACCACCCGAGCCCGGTGGCAAGAGCCGCCGCCGCGGCCGTCGCCAAGCCCGGGCCTCGCCGAAGGGCCGTGGCGAGGAGGGCTCCGGCCCGAACAACTCCAGCGTCGTGCTCCAGGTGACGGTCGCGACGCGGGACGGCCCGGTCCGGCTCCTGCTCACCGGCGACATCGAGCCGCCGTCGCAGGCGGCGATCCTGGCCGCACACCCGGATCTCGCCGCCGACGTCCTGAAGGTGCCGCACCATGGCTCCGCGCATCAGGACCCCGACCTGTTCGCCGCCGTCCACCCGAGGGTCGCCGTCATCTCGGTCGGTAAGGGCAACACCTACGGCCATCCGGCGCCGCGCACCATCGCGCTGGCTTCCGGTGCCGAGGCGCGGGTCTTCCGTACTGATGAGGACGGGCAGGTGGTGGTGTTCGGGACCGCCGGGAGATTGCAGGTCGCCATGCGCCGCTGA